A genomic window from Rhizobium sp. EC-SD404 includes:
- a CDS encoding YbaK/EbsC family protein, translating into MSEWTEAQRGLFDRLDRLAIEHQTRRHAPVFTVAEAQALRDDIPGAHTKNLFVKDKKGHYFLLVLEETAEVDLKQVHGLIGASGRVSFGKPDALMEYLGVEPGSVTSLAALNDHDGVVTVVLDAALMENDTVNAHPLSNEATTSLSSADLIRFLQDCDHEPLILKLSH; encoded by the coding sequence ATGAGCGAGTGGACCGAAGCGCAAAGGGGTTTGTTCGATCGGCTGGATCGCTTGGCGATCGAGCATCAGACGCGCCGCCACGCACCGGTCTTCACCGTCGCCGAAGCCCAGGCGCTGCGCGACGACATCCCAGGCGCGCACACCAAGAACCTGTTTGTGAAGGACAAGAAGGGGCACTACTTCCTGCTGGTGCTCGAAGAAACGGCCGAGGTGGACCTGAAGCAGGTGCATGGCCTGATCGGCGCAAGCGGCCGCGTATCGTTCGGCAAGCCCGATGCTCTCATGGAGTATCTCGGCGTCGAGCCCGGTTCGGTGACCTCGCTTGCCGCGCTCAACGATCACGACGGGGTCGTCACCGTGGTTCTGGACGCGGCACTGATGGAAAACGACACGGTCAACGCCCATCCCCTGTCCAATGAGGCGACGACGTCGCTCTCCAGCGCCGATCTCATCCGTTTCCTGCAGGACTGCGACCACGAGCCCCTGATCTTGAAACTGTCGCACTGA